A window of Rhododendron vialii isolate Sample 1 chromosome 11a, ASM3025357v1 genomic DNA:
GAGCAAAATAGTCAAGACGCCAAAATCTAAATTCAATTCATAGATATAAAATCTAACTAAACAAGATCTAATTTCTATATAGAAGTCTAATAACCAtccttttctaatttttacTTTGTGAATGCTTGTTCCATTTCATGCCAACACTGGACTCCAATTGAAAACCCATGTAAAAACTATGCGGTTTAGTCCAAGGTCGTTTCCAATATAGTTGACACGTTGCTGGATGAATCATCCATTTCATGCCAACACCGGACTCCAATTGAAAACCCATGTAAAAACCATGCGGTTTAGTCCATGTTACTCAAGGTCGTTTCCAATATAGTTGACACGTTGCTGGATGAATCACTAGAGATGTGTATCACAGCACAGGTGTCGCAATTACTTAACTTTTCCTAGTAGTAAGATAGAGGAAAAAGTAATTATCACGCCACAAAAGTAAGTTTTGCCAACAAACAAAGTAgaggatcaaaaaagaaaaaacaaagtcaATCATATCCATATGGAGACAGAATCCAGTATAGCAAGTAAATACTTGAGCATTAAACAGGCAAAAAACTGAAACCATACCTTGGGTAAGGTCTCCAAATAGGCACTTGGAATCTCCATTTCAGCGAGCACACTAGTATTGATTGCCATAGCTGCCTTCAATATCTGGCCGGTGCAGTCCCTGCACCGCAGCAACCTCTTCCTTGCTTCCTCTGATAACCCCTTTGGAGGGACTTTTGGACACGGGAGCCACCACTTCTCTTCCTGCCTAATTGAAGGCCTCCCACTAGATGTAGGAGATGGATACACCTCGGCATAAGGCTCAAGTGCGCCCCCATCAACGTACCAAAACTCTGTCTCTTGAAACCCATCTAGCATACCTATTAGCATAGCGTCAATTTTCTTGAGTGCAGGGAGATTCATGTATAAATCAGACCTTGGTCGCGTGGCCATGACTTCATAAATGCGTCCATCAGGGAATTGTTGTCTTGACGGTACAAGTTCTACTATATAATCACTAACACATAACAGCCATTTCATCTCTCTGCACCACATTGCCTTCTTCTGTGAGGCCAATGGCTCCAACCTCCATAGCTCCCCAAACACAGTGGCTACATTGcaacaacaaacaaaacgacgaacaagaaagaaaacacATTTCAGTGAACATGATACATCTAAACAAACAAACGTTACACAAAGTAGACAGTAGATTTGAACGAACCAGAAAGGTTTGTGATCGCATTTGAGATTGCAAGTGCAGTACATACTCCTTTACCCCCTCCGGACATGTCTTCCCCTAGTAAAAGCTTAGCAAATCTCTCCTTCATCATCTCATATTCTGAAAATTCATGAACATAATGAGGAAATCAGCAAATGCATACACCGCAATTCGCAAAATAACTTATGGCTTACAAATTTAGTGTACAAAATCACATATACAATCCTGGCATCCATACTTCACACGCCCATAGTCAAATGTATCATACACCGAAGCTGGAACAGCAATTTAATTAGCCCATATACCAGTAGTTTTGGTAAGTtcaaggtaacaaaaacttAACACTGATATGTGAAATGTACTGACCGGAACAGCAAATACACACGAGTGACACGACCATAAGCAAAGTACTTTAAACTTAGATTTAGGTAGATAGATGTCAATAAACGCATACGCTCGCAGGCATTAGTTGTAAAGTTGAGGACCGTAAAAACCTAGTCACTCGCTGAAGATCAAACAACAACTTAATTGGCTCATGTAATAACATCAATTTAAGGTcacaaattaacaaatgttACAAATTACATACAACAACAAAACTGGCGAAATGTAAGTCTAACCGGACAAATCGGCTTCACGTTTCTCTGGCTTCTCGTCCGAAACCAACACATCTTTACCGGAAACCAGCGGGAACGTGAACGCCGGCGGCTGCGCAGTGGCCGGAAAAGTGAAATTTGCGGTCTTTAGCGGAGAGGAGGGGATCGAACTGGACGCACCTCCTCCAGTAGCGAAGGGGCGACGCGAGAAGCTGCACTCACTCTCCGACTCGCTCACATCCGCACTCAAGCTGTAGCTTCCGCAAGGCTCATCGGAGGCGTCTTCGGAGGAGACACTCCCCATGTGTCAGTAACTGTAGTGATTTCCGAATGGTAATTGAGATTGTAGAGGCAATGTAGGCTTGTAATTTGCGTGTTGTTGGGTCTGATTTGGAAGAGGGAGTGGTGGTGAGGATTGTGGAGagtgaaaaattaataaagcgAAAGTGGATAAAGCAATACAGGTTGGTCTTGGTTGGTTCACTCAAAACGTActctatctctttctctttttctctccgaGACACACTCTGAGAGATGTTTGTTTTGAGAAAGCGATAGCTGCAAAAGTATGTACTACTACAgtatgttctctctctctctctagcataATGTTGTTTTCTGAGTTGTTGTATGCAGACGAAAGAGGAAACGGCGTTTGGAGAAGCTGTCTTCTGCAATGGCTTCCCGACACGGTCCTTTTGTCTTACGTGGTGTGATTATATTCCACGTAAGCAGATTTTAGAGATGTGGACCCACATTGACCTGCACCCCTCcctgttttttgagttgagttttgaTCACCCCGTATAaaaagagtaattattcaatactttcAGAATATATAATTAATATACTCTTTCCTATCACATAACATGTGGATCCCATATGTGTTTCTTGTGTGGATTTCATATGTTATGTGAACATGTGGAAGAGGATGGAGTACTTTTTTCATATACTCCGAAAGTATTAAATAATATTCGACTTAAGAGAGTGAATATTATATTCCTTCAtattggttaaaatggtgtGAATTAATATATTGTAAGTATGAGACCTATGTTCACCTTCTTTTAACAGGgggaacaaaattgcactcctatcttttttccccaaaattttaCAACAAACTAAAAACTTCCTCCAGAGTCAAAACTCACTCTACTCAAGATTACAATATCAAGTTCTCCctccgatcaaaaaataatactccagtGTATTACTTTTGTTCCATTATCTGTTCATTTTAGATTTGAATATGGGGAAGTGATTTTCGCctcttttttacaaaaatccACACTCtctttgtcttttgtttttaacCACATgaattgcggatcaaaaaaaaaatcacatgaaTTTACTATGTTGGTTGCTTTAATACACTCTTCACatattccaaaataattttgtaaattcatgcagataaagataaaaatgagAGTGTGAATTGTAAAatggggagtgtgaaaatcctTTCACTTGAATATAGTAAGtactacactttttttttttttttgaattaattgattttttgctttcctttttGAGAAAATAAAGTAACTTCCAAGAAAAATTGTAGCTTAAATGTTGAGAAGTTGATTTCTTCAAAGTTTAATTTTTACGTGTcttgaaaaattgaaattctaaaattgaata
This region includes:
- the LOC131308332 gene encoding rop guanine nucleotide exchange factor 1 → MGSVSSEDASDEPCGSYSLSADVSESESECSFSRRPFATGGGASSSIPSSPLKTANFTFPATAQPPAFTFPLVSGKDVLVSDEKPEKREADLSEYEMMKERFAKLLLGEDMSGGGKGVCTALAISNAITNLSATVFGELWRLEPLASQKKAMWCREMKWLLCVSDYIVELVPSRQQFPDGRIYEVMATRPRSDLYMNLPALKKIDAMLIGMLDGFQETEFWYVDGGALEPYAEVYPSPTSSGRPSIRQEEKWWLPCPKVPPKGLSEEARKRLLRCRDCTGQILKAAMAINTSVLAEMEIPSAYLETLPKTGKACVGDDIYRYITAEQFSPECILGRLDLSSEYHALEVADRIEAAIHVGKQKDQRKHKNHLKAKRSSWGGKVKRLVADGDKHLILAQRAMTLLRSLRVRFPSLPQTALDMSKIQYNKDVGQSILESYSRVMECLAFNVMARIDDVLYVDDSTKLCVAAESMSLRSRGGLGGLPIQKRMSPSPFSIQHTPYSSPYATPTLCSSPPGVRSPGKATQYSEKNGLKRHHCQKFEIPKPADLDKLWSYAGNLGSRRAYGDAPERD